The following are encoded together in the Daucus carota subsp. sativus chromosome 5, DH1 v3.0, whole genome shotgun sequence genome:
- the LOC108222842 gene encoding uncharacterized protein LOC108222842: MAGHGAHYSAPVDECEKPVIVAVVQVETCEEPKESLKEKIHEKHEEVEAKVHELEHKIHEKEHELKEKIHEKHDEVKDKIAEKHLEMEEKKYLKDHKVDAYLLPTGHCDESVLVVVEPEESLKDKIHDKEHEIKEKIHHEHEEIEEKIHEAGEKIHHKHEEVEAKIHHKEHEIKEKIHHEHEEIEEKIHEAGEKIHHKNDEIKHKIEEKHYEIKEKEHELKEKIHEKHEEVKDKIAEKHLEMEEKKYLKDHKVDAYLLPTGTCDESVLVVVEPEESLKDKIHDKEIEIKEKIHHKHDEVEAKIHHKEHELKEKIHHEHEEIKEKIHEAGEKIHHKEHELKEKIHHEHEEIKEKIHEAGEKIHHKHEEIQEKEHEIAEKIHGKHEEVKDKIAEKHYEMEEKKYMKDHKVDAYLLPTETCEESVLLVVEPEKKKSFVEKIKEKFHHHHDKAETCEEPKESLKEKIHDKEHEVKEKIHHKHEEVEEKVHEKEHELKEKIHHEHDEVEEKIHEAEAKLHHKHEEIKEKEHEIAEKIHEKHEEVKEKIAEKHDEIKEKEHEIAEKIHEKHEEVKDKIAEKHLEMEEKKYLKEHKVDAYLLPTETCDESVLVVVEPEEKKGFVEKIKEKLHRSDSCSSSDEEESLKEKIHDKEHEIKEKIENKHHEVEEKIHHKEHEIKEKLDHKHDEVEGKIHEVEAKIHQKHEEIKDKVEEKHHEIENKIHEKHEEIKDKIAEKHYEMEEKKYLKDHQVEAYLLPTEKCDESVLVVVEPEEKESLKEKIQDKHHEIQEKIHDTEEKIHEKNEEIKEKIQNKHHELEEKIHNTEEKIHDKNQEIKEKIQEKHHEIEEKIHDKHDKVDAPVVTYQETEEVVYSPPAVSVEYAATATVGYEPVKEKKTFIEKIKEHIPGLHHSKSSSHEAEKEKLVKEKKDSAY; encoded by the exons ATGGCAGGACATGGTGCACACTACTCGGCTCCGGTTGATGAATGCGAAAAGCCTGTGATTGTGGCTGTTGTCCAAGTGGAGACTTGTGAAGAGCCGAAAGAGAGCTTGAAGGAGAAGATTCATGAGAAGCACGAGGAAGTTGAGGCCAAGGTTCATGAGCTCGAACACAAGATTCATGAGAAAGAGCATGAGTTGAAGGAGAAGATTCATGAGAAACATGACGAGGTCAAGGACAAGATTGCGGAGAAGCATCTTGAGATGGAGGAGAAGAAGTACTTGAAGGATCATAAGGTGGATGCTTATCTTCTTCCCACAGGACATTGTGATGAGAGTGTGCTGGTGGTTGTTGAACCGGAGGAAAGCTTGAAGGACAAGATTCATGATAAGGAGCATGAGATTAAGGAGAAGATTCATCATGAGCACGAAGAGATTGAGGAGAAGATTCATGAGGCCGGAGAGAAGATTCACCACAAGCATGAGGAGGTTGAGGCCAAGATTCATCATAAGGAGCATGAGATTAAGGAGAAGATTCATCATGAACATGAAGAGATCGAGGAGAAGATTCACGAGGCCGGGGAGAAGATTCACCACAAGAATGACGAGATCAAACACAAGATTGAGGAGAAGCATTATGAGATCAAAGAGAAGGAGCATGAGCTTAAGGAGAAGATCCATGAAAAGCATGAAGAGGTCAAGGACAAGATTGCTGAGAAGCATTTAGAGATGGAAGAGAAGAAATACTTGAAAGACCACAAGGTTGATGCATATCTTCTTCCTACTGGCACTTGTGATGAGAGTGTGCTAGTCGTTGTTGAGCCCGAGGAAAGCTTGAAGGACAAGATTCATGATAAGGAAATTGAGATTAAGGAGAAGATTCACCACAAGCATGATGAGGTTGAGGCCAAGATTCATCATAAAGAACATGAGCTCAAGGAGAAGATCCACCACGAGCATGAAGAGATTAAGGAGAAGATTCATGAGGCCGGAGAGAAGATTCATCATAAAGAACATGAGCTCAAGGAAAAGATCCACCACGAGCATGAAGAGATTAAGGAGAAGATTCATGAGGCCGGAGAGAAGATTCACCACAAGCATGAGGAGATCCAAGAAAAAGAACATGAGATTGCAGAGAAAATCCATGGAAAGCATGAAGAGGTCAAGGACAAGATCGCTGAGAAGCATTATGAGATGGAAGAGAAGAAATACATGAAGGATCACAAGGTTGATGCGTATCTTCTCCCAACCGAAACATGTGAGGAAAGTGTGCTACTAGTTGTTGAaccagaaaagaagaagagcttTGTCGAGAAGATCAAAGAGAAATTTCACCACCACCATGACAAAGCCGAGACTTGTGAAGAACCTAAAGAGAGTTTAAAGGAAAAGATTCACGACAAAGAACATGAAGTTAAGGAGAAGATCCACCACAAACATGAGGAGGTTGAGGAGAAGGTTCATGAGAAAGAACATGAGCTCAAAGAGAAGATCCACCACGAGCACGATGAGGTTGAGGAGAAGATTCATGAGGCTGAAGCAAAACTTCACCATAAGCACGAGGAGATCAAAGAGAAAGAACATGAGATTGCAGAGAAGATCCACGAGAAACATGAAGAGGTCAAAGAAAAGATTGCTGAGAAGCATGATGAAATCAAAGAGAAAGAACATGAAATTGCAGAGAAGATCCATGAGAAACATGAAGAGGTCAAGGACAAGATTGCTGAGAAGCATCTAGAGATGGAAGAGAAGAAATACTTGAAGGAGCACAAGGTTGATGCATATCTTCTTCCAACTGAAACATGTGACGAAAGTGTCCTAGTTGTTGTTGAACCTGAAGAGAAGAAGGGCTTTGTGGAGAAGATCAAAGAGAAACTTCATCGATCCGACTCTTGCTCA TCAAGTGATGAGGAAGAAAGCTTGAAGGAGAAGATCCACGATAAAGAGCATGAGATTAAAGAGAAGATTGAGAACAAGCATCATGAGGTCGAGGAGAAGATTCACCACAAGGAGCATGAGATCAAAGAGAAGCTCGACCACAAGCATGACGAGGTTGAGGGAAAGATTCACGAGGTTGAAGCAAAGATCCACCAGAAACACGAGGAGATCAAGGACAAGGTTGAGGAGAAACACCACGAGATTGAAAACAAGATCCATGAGAAACATGAAGAGATCAAAGACAAGATTGCTGAGAAGCATTATGAAATGGAAGAGAAGAAGTACTTGAAGGATCACCAGGTTGAGGCCTATCTTCTTCCAACCGAAAAATGTGATGAGAGTGTGCTAGTTGTTGTCGAACCTGAAGAGAAGGAGAGCCTCAAGGAGAAGATTCAAGACAAGCATCACGAGATCCAAGAGAAGATCCACGACACTGAAGAAAAAATTCATGAAAAGAATGAAGAGATCAAAGAGAAGATCCAGAACAAGCACCATGAGCTCGAGGAGAAGATCCACAACACTGAAGAGAAGATTCATGACAAGAATCAAGAGATCAAAGAGAAGATTCAGGAAAAACATCATGAGATCGAAGAGAAGATTCACGACAAACATGACAAGGTTGATGCACCAGTAGTGACATACCAAGAAACTGAAGAAGTTGTGTACTCCCCACCTGCTGTCAGTGTGGAGTACGCTGCCACCGCTACTGTTGGATACGAGCCTGTTAAGGAGAAAAAGACCTTCATTGAGAAGATCAAAGAGCACATTCCCGGCCTACACCACAGCAAGAGCAGTAGTCATGAAGCCGAGAAAGAGAAGCTGGTGAaagagaagaaagactctgCATACTAG
- the LOC108222128 gene encoding uncharacterized protein LOC108222128, producing the protein MEQDLGFEADEREQDLGNEANGEEQNEEQHDFQGSDSDDAEWHPDSSNDGNASTDGAIDDDASNMSKEESQQPLLNFDEGIELNDEARAGSEDEKVVVDNEDEAKSWQKKQKVVTTRSEILRAKNILDTEMAGQGAHYSAPVDECEKPVIVAVVQVETCDEPKESLKEKIHEKHEEVEAKVHELEHKIHEKHEEFKDKVAEKEHELKDKIHEKHEEVKDKEHELEEKIHEKHEEVKDKIAEKHLEKEEEKYLKDHKVDAYLLPTGHCDESVLVVVEPEESLKDKIHDKGHEIKEKIHGHKHA; encoded by the exons ATGGAACAAGATCTGGGATTTGAAGCTGATGAGAGGGAGCAAGATTTGGGAAATGAGGCTAATGGGGAGGAACAAAATGAAGAACAACATGATTTTCAGGGTAGTGATTCAGATGATGCAGAATGGCATCCTGATAGCTCAAATGATGGTAATGCTAGTACTGATGGAGCTATTGATGATGATGCTAGCAACATGAGCAAAGAAGAGAGTCAACAGCCCCTTTTAAATTTTGATGAGGGTATTGAATTAAATGATGAGGCACGTGCTGGAAGTGAGGATGAGAAGGTGGTTGTGGATAATGAAGATGAGGCTAAATCTTGGCAGAAAAAGCAAAAAGTTGTTACTACAAGGTCTGAGATTCTAAGGGCAAAAA ATATTCTTGATACTGAAATGGCAGGACAAGGTGCACACTACTCGGCTCCGGTTGATGAATGCGAAAAGCCTGTGATTGTGGCTGTTGTCCAAGTGGAGACTTGTGATGAGCCGAAAGAGAGCTTGAAGGAGAAGATTCATGAGAAGCATGAGGAAGTTGAGGCCAAGGTTCATGAGCTGGAACACAAGATTCATGAGAAGCATGAGGAGTTCAAGGACAAGGTGGCGGAGAAGGAGCATGAGTTGAAGGACAAGATTCATGAGAAACATGAAGAGGTTAAGGACAAGGAGCATGAGTTGGAGGAGAAAATTCATGAGAAACATGAAGAGGTCAAGGACAAGATTGCGGAGAAGCATCTTGAGAAGGAGGAGGAGAAGTACTTGAAAGATCACAAGGTGGATGCTTATCTTCTTCCCACAGGACATTGTGATGAGAGCGTGCTGGTTGTTGTTGAGCCAGAGGAGAGCTTGAAGGACAAGATTCACGACAAGGGACATGAGATTAAGGAGAAGATTCACGGCCACAAGCATGCATGA
- the LOC108222843 gene encoding neutral ceramidase 2-like produces the protein MMGYGNMDQVTGGVHFRLRARAFVVAESSGGSRFAFVNLDAGMASQLVTIKVLERLQKRYGKLYTEENVAISGTHTHAGPGGYLQYVVYIITSLGFVPQSFEAILTAIELSIVQAHENLKPGSIFINQGDLVNGGVNRSPSAYLFNPPEERARYAQNVDTQMTLLKFVDGKSGKSIGAFNWFATHGTSMSRDNKLISGDNKGAAARFFEDWFSSSTNSTSIRQNYFNNKFNKKAFIQKASEIKATGGQPCGNSTSQESKVRKNDGTRFVGAFCQSNVGDVSPNVLGAFCTDSGLPCDFNHSSCHGNDLLCVGRGPGYPDETLSTQIIGERQFQKAVDLFTSAKEELTGKIDYRHVYLNFTDIEVELEGNKVVKTCPAALGPGFAAGTTDGPGAFGFQQGDTKINKFWKKLRDVLKEPSQYQVECQKPKSVLLDTGEMSWPYAWAPAILPIQILRLGKLIILSVPGEFTTMAGRRLREAVKQTLITNGNGQFDEDTQIVIAGLSNTYSQYIATFEEYKQQRYEAASTLYGPHTLSAYIQEFNKLAKSMAKGENPPTTGLLPPDLSSVQISLVTDPSGDSPPPGKKFGDMQQDIKQPKSGSFRKGDKPSATFWSPNPRYDLLTEGTFAVVEMLQGQRWSPAYDDDDFSLYFKWNQDNSTLFGLGNIEWEVPEDVISGVYRLRHFGSSKKTKDSPVEYFTGASSAFTVS, from the exons ATGATGGGATATGGTAACATGGATCAAGTCACTGGTGGTGTACATTTTCGACTGAGAGCAAGGGCGTTTGTTGTGGCCGAGAGCTCAGGAGGTTCCAGATTTGCATTTGTTAATCTCGACGCTGGCATGGCCTCACAACTTGTCACAATTAAAGTTCTTGAAAGACTTCAGAAGAG GTATGGGAAATTGTATACTGAAGAGAATGTGGCAATCAGTGGAACCCATACTCATGCTGGTCCAGGGGGGTATTTACAGTATgttgtttatattataacttCTCTTGGTTTTGTGCCACAATCATTTGAAGCTATCTTAACAGCTATTGAATTGAGTATTGTTCAAGCTCATGAAAATCTCAAGCCTGGTTCCATTTTCATCAACCAAG GAGATTTGGTTAATGGAGGAGTAAATAGGAGCCCAAGTGCGTATTTATTCAATCCTCCAGAGGAGAGAGCGAGGTATGCACAAAATGTTGATACACAGATGACACTATTGAAGTTTGTGGATGGAAAGAGTGGAAAGAGCATTGGTGCATTCAACTGGTTTGCCACACATGGAACCTCCATGAGCCGAGACAATAAGCTCATCAGTGGTGATAACAAGGGGGCTGCAGCTAGGTTCTTTGAAGACTGGTTTTCTTCCTCCACTAACAGTACCTCCATTCGTCAGAACtacttcaacaacaaattta ACAAAAAGGCCTTTATACAGAAAGCATCAGAGATTAAAGCCACAGGGGGTCAACCTTGCGGTAATTCAACCAGTCAAGAATCCAAGGTAAGGAAAAATGATGGAACACGATTCGTTGGTGCATTTTGCCAATCTAATGTGGGAGATGTCAGTCCCAATGTTCTTGGAGCATTTTGCACCGACAGTGGTCTACCTTGTGATTTCAATCATTCATCGTGTCATGGAAATGATCTGCTCTGTGTTGGACGAGGCCCTGG GTATCCAGATGAAACACTTAGCACACAGATCATAGGAGAGCGGCAGTTTCAGAAGGCTGTGGATCTATTTACATCTGCTAAAGAAGAATTAACAGGAAAAATCGACTACAGACATGTCTATTTGAACTTTACAGATATTGAGGTGGAACTAGAGGGAAACAAAGTTGTTAAAACTTGTCCAGCAGCTCTTGGCCCGGGTTTTGCTGCTGGCACTACTGATGGCCCTGGTGCTTTCGGTTTTCAACAAGGCGACACAAAG ATCAAcaaattttggaaaaaactgAGAGATGTACTTAAAGAACCAAGCCAGTACCAAGTGGAGTGTCAAAAGCCAAAGAGTGTTTTGCTTGACACCGGTGAAATGTCCTGGCCTTATGCATGGGCG CCGGCAATTCTTCCAATTCAAATTCTGAGGTTGGGTAAACTAATCATTTTATCAGTACCAGGAG AGTTCACAACAATGGCTGGCCGAAGACTGAGGGAGGCAGTTAAGCAAACACTGATAACCAATGGAAATGGACAATTTGATGAGGACACACAAATCGTGATTGCAGGCTTATCCAACACCTATTCACAATATATTGCTACTTTTGAGGAGTACAAGCAACAACGATACGAG GCTGCATCAACACTCTATGGTCCTCACACATTATCAGCATACATCCAAGAATTCAACAAACTAGCAAAATCAATGGCGAAAGGTGAAAATCCTCCCACCACCGGTTTATTACCACCCGATCTCTCATCAGTGCAAATAAGCTTGGTAACAGACCCCTCAGGCGACTCACCTCCCCCTGGCAAAAAATTTGGGGACATGCAACAAGACATAAAGCAACCGAAGAGCGGATCATTCAGAAAAGGAGACAAGCCTAGCGCCACGTTTTGGAGTCCAAACCCGAGGTACGATCTATTGACAGAAGGCACATTTGCAGTAGTAGAAATGCTTCAAGGCCAACGATGGAGCCCTGCATATGATGACGATGATTTCTCATTGTACTTCAAATGGAATCAAGATAATAGTACTTTGTTTGGATTAGGAAACATAGAATGGGAAGTGCCAGAGGATGTCATCTCCGGGGTATATCGTTTGAGGCATTTTGGTTCttcaaagaaaacaaaagacTCTCCTGTAGAATATTTTACAGGTGCATCTAGTGCATTCACAGTGTCTTGA
- the LOC108221254 gene encoding uncharacterized protein LOC108221254, giving the protein MTHSRSISLPSRPHPSAADVEEQLCRLRSSDETSTSSLCNKLSGLKDLYECVDDFLQLPMNHSSNSEEALGASIRLLDMCNLTKEAFSQMRASVQDLESSLRRREADVSSKIGSYLICMKKVNKMVSKCLASFKKSQNKKCNETSATVSLLREVEEVSITMFESLFSSVFPAKETSNQNRWSLVFKSKQSKRVHEEGQVQEMQMNIEAIYKQKINLQSDFSRIQGAQKCLMALDKNMQQCEEDLECLYRSLIKTRVSILNVLNQ; this is encoded by the coding sequence ATGACTCATTCTCGTTCAATCAGTTTACCGTCCAGACCTCATCCTTCAGCCGCAGATGTAGAGGAGCAGTTGTGTAGACTGAGGTCATCAGATGAAACATCCACTTCATCGCTATGCAATAAACTAAGTGGACTCAAAGACTTGTATGAATGTGTGGATGACTTCCTTCAATTGCCAATGAACCATTCCAGCAATTCTGAAGAAGCTCTTGGTGCATCTATCAGGCTGCTGGATATGTGCAACTTAACTAAAGAAGCATTCTCACAAATGAGGGCTTCTGTGCAAGATCTTGAGTCATCTCTTCGAAGAAGAGAAGCTGATGTATCAAGCAAAATTGGAAGCTACTTGATCTGTATGAAAAAGGTCAACAAAATGGTTTCTAAGTGCCTGGCTAGTTTCAAGAAGTCTCAGAACAAGAAATGCAATGAGACATCTGCTACTGTGAGCCTGCTAAGAGAAGTTGAAGAAGTCAGTATAACGATGTTCGAGTCCCTTTTCTCATCAGTATTTCCAGCAAAGGAAACATCAAACCAAAACCGGTGGTCATTGGTTTTTAAGTCAAAACAATCCAAGCGTGTACACGAAGAAGGGCAAGTTCAGGAAATGCAAATGAATATTGAAGCAATATACAAGCAGAAAATCAACTTGCAATCTGACTTCTCAAGAATCCAAGGAGCACAGAAGTGTCTGATGGCACTGGACAAGAACATGCAACAATGTGAGGAGGATTTAGAATGTCTTTATAGATCTTTGATAAAGACTAGAGTCTCTATTCTCAATGTTCTTAACCAATAG
- the LOC108221253 gene encoding uncharacterized protein LOC108221253, with protein sequence MSHSRSISLPSRPHPSAADVEEHLCRLRSSDETSTSSLSNKLSGLKNLYECVDDFLQLPMNHSSNSEEALGASIRLLDLCNLTKEAFSQMRASVQDLESSLRRREADVSSKIGSYLICMKKVNKMVSKSLATLKKSQNKKCNETSATVSLLREVEEVSITMFESLFSSVFPAKETSNQNRWSLVFKSKQSKRVHVEGKVEEMQMDIEAIYKQKINLQSDFSRIQGAQKCLMALDKNMQQCEEDLECLYRSLIKTRVSILNVLNQ encoded by the coding sequence atgagtCATTCTCGTTCAATCAGCTTACCGTCCAGACCTCATCCTTCAGCCGCAGATGTAGAGGAGCACTTGTGTAGACTGAGGTCATCAGATGAAACATCCACTTCATCGCTAAGCAATAAACTAAGTGGACTCAAAAACTTGTATGAATGTGTGGATGACTTCCTTCAATTGCCAATGAACCATTCCAGCAATTCTGAAGAAGCTCTTGGTGCATCTATCAGGCTGCTGGATTTGTGCAATTTAACTAAAGAAGCATTCTCACAAATGAGGGCTTCTGTGCAAGATCTTGAGTCATCTCTTCGAAGAAGAGAAGCTGATGTATCAAGCAAAATTGGAAGCTACTTGATCTGTATGAAAAAGGTCAACAAAATGGTTTCCAAGTCCCTTGCTACTTTGAAGAAGTCTCAAAATAAGAAATGCAATGAAACATCTGCTACTGTGAGCCTGCTAAGAGAAGTTGAAGAAGTCAGTATAACGATGTTCGAGTCCCTTTTCTCATCAGTATTTCCAGCAAAGGAAACATCAAACCAAAACCGGTGGTCATTGGTTTTCAAGTCAAAACAATCCAAGCGCGTACACGTAGAAGGCAAAGTTGAGGAAATGCAAATGGATATTGAAGCAATATACAAGCAGAAAATCAACTTGCAATCTGATTTCTCAAGAATCCAAGGAGCACAGAAGTGTTTGATGGCACTTGACAAGAACATGCAACAATGTGAGGAGGATTTAGAATGTCTTTATAGATCTTTGATAAAGACTAGAGTCTCTATTCTCAATGTTCTTAACCAATAG
- the LOC108222475 gene encoding uncharacterized protein LOC108222475 — protein sequence MSHLDFEALKELHNTANNLLHSPVIKQALVSRQQEKHVDEVSEASLCMLDACGNTKDVLLLVKEHLQELQSTFRRISIGETAATENKLSGFYTHRKKLRKELLSCLRTLKGMKNSYVMNSDLGQGDHNLGMVVNVLREVRATNISIVESLMSLMSMPSPVCKSSRGSIRSKFMRVNSLSLWKNCDMKTFQTGNRLLEAVEGAIEDLEVELDCIFRRLIRTRVSLLNIFST from the coding sequence ATGTCGCATTTAGACTTTGAAGCGTTGAAAGAACTTCACAACACTGCAAACAATTTGCTTCACTCACCTGTAATCAAACAAGCTCTTGTCAGTCGTCAGCAAGAGAAACACGTCGATGAGGTCTCCGAAGCATCTCTCTGCATGTTGGATGCCTGTGGGAACACTAAAGATGTTCTTTTGTTGGTgaaagagcatctccaagaacTTCAATCAACCTTCCGCAGGATAAGCATTGGTGAAACTGCGGCCACAGAAAACAAACTTTCGGGGTTTTATACTCACAGAAAGAAGCTGAGGAAAGAGTTGCTGAGTTGCTTGAGGACACTGAAGGGAATGAAGAACAGTTATGTTATGAACTCTGATCTCGGCCAAGGTGATCACAACCTTGGGATGGTTGTCAATGTGCTAAGAGAAGTGAGGGCGACGAATATTTCGATTGTGGAATCACTGATGTCCTTAATGTCCATGCCTAGTCCTGTTTGTAAATCAAGCAGAGGGTCAATCAGATCAAAATTCATGAGAGTGAACAGCCTAAGTCTCTGGAAGAATTGCGACATGAAAACGTTCCAAACAGGGAACAGGTTATTGGAGGCCGTGGAGGGTGCCATTGAAGATCTTGAAGTTGAATTAGACTGTATCTTTAGAAGGTTGATTCGAACCAGAGTTTCCCTTCTCAACATATTCAGCACCTGA
- the LOC108221931 gene encoding uncharacterized protein LOC108221931: MSHSRSISLPSRPHPSAADVEEQLCRLRSSDDTSTSSLCNKLSGLKDLYECVDDFFQLPVRHCDSEEALGASIRLLDLCNLTKEAFSQKRASVQDLESSLRRREADVSSKIGSYLICMKKVNKLVSKSLATFKKSQNKKCNETSATVSLLREVEEVSIMMFESLFSSVFPAMETSKQNRWSFVFKSKQSKRVHEEGKVEEMQMDIEALYKQKINLQSDFSRIQGAQKCLMALNKNMQQCEEDLECLYRSLIKTRVSILNVLNQ, encoded by the coding sequence ATGAGTCATTCTCGTTCAATCAGCTTACCGTCCAGACCTCATCCTTCAGCCGCAGATGTGGAGGAGCAGTTGTGTAGACTAAGGTCATCAGATGACACATCCACTTCATCGCTATGCAATAAACTAAGTGGCCTCAAAGACTTGTATGAATGTGTGGATGACTTTTTTCAATTGCCAGTGAGGCATTGCGATTCTGAAGAAGCTCTTGGTGCATCTATCAGGCTGCTGGATTTGTGCAACTTAACTAAAGAAGCATTCTCACAAAAGAGGGCTTCAGTGCAAGATCTTGAGTCATCTCTTCGAAGAAGAGAAGCTGACGTATCAAGCAAAATTGGAAGCTACTTGATCTGTATGAAAAAGGTCAACAAATTGGTTTCCAAGTCCCTTGCTACTTTCAAGAAGTCTCAAAATAAGAAATGCAATGAGACATCTGCTACTGTGAGCCTGCTAAGAGAAGTTGAAGAAGTTAGTATAATGATGTTCGAGTCCCTTTTCTCATCAGTATTTCCAGCAATGGAAACTTCAAAGCAAAACCGGTGGTCATTTGTTTTCAAATCAAAACAATCCAAGCGCGTACACGAAGAAGGCAAAGTTGAGGAAATGCAAATGGATATTGAAGCGTTATACAAGCAGAAAATTAACTTGCAATCTGATTTCTCAAGAATCCAAGGAGCACAGAAGTGTCTGATGGCACTCAACAAGAACATGCAACAATGTGAGGAGGATTTAGAATGTCTTTATAGATCTTTGATAAAGACTAGAGTCTCTATTCTCAATGTTCTTAACCAATAA